AACAGCCGCCGCCCGAACTTCTCCAGATCCGCCGCGCTCGCCCGGGTCGGCCCGCCGGCCTGCGCCAGGCTCGCGGCGATCTCGCGAATGCTCCTGCGGCCGTCGATGCTCTGCACGAACGGCAGTTGGGCCGGGTTGAGCGGCATGCGCCAGCCCGGCCGGAAGATCTCATTGCCGTTGAGGCCGCACTTGAAGCGGAATAGCGGCACGTAGTCGAGGCTGTCGGCCGTGGAGAAGTCGATCACATAACTGCTCTTGGGCCGATCGGAGCGGCACGCCAGGAAGAAGTGCCGTGCGTTGAGGGTGTGGATGCGCTCCATCACCGACCAGATCTTGGCCTCGGGCAGCGCATTCACCTTCTCGTAGAACCCGCCACCCGTCGGCGCGGCCACATCATGGGCGTAGTACGGCGCCTTGAGCAGCCAGCCCTGGAATTCGAGTCCGGCCGAGGCGGCCAAGTCGATGCAGCCGTCGACGTCGTAGCTCTTGGCCCGGCCGTGCAGGAACGTGTCCACCAGGCCCGAATCCGAAGCGAGGTCGCCTGCGATCTTCAGGTACGGCTGGACCGGGTGGTCCTGGGACAGCATCCGGATGGCCTGGCGGACCGTCTGGATCGAGTCGTCGCTCTGCTCCAGGCCCATGTCCCGGAAGACCGATTCGAGGATCTCGATGCCGATCCGGCCGTAGCGCGCGTAGAGCATGATGCCGGCGACGCCGTCGGGCCGCAGGCAGTCCGCCACCGCCTTCATGCCCGCCTTCGGGTCGGCCATGTGGTGCAGCACCCCGGTCGAGACTGCCAGGTCGAAGTCCTGGCCCAGCGTGGACAGCTCCTCGATCGGGAGCTGGTGCAACTCCAGGTTCCACAGCCCGTGCTTGTCCTTGAGGTACTGCTGATGCCCCAGCGACGACTGGCTGATGTCGACGGCCACCACCCGGGCCTTGGGGTTGTTGTAGGCGAAAACCGCCGCCTGGTTGGTGCCGCAGCCCGCGATCAGGATGTCGAGGTCCGGTCGGTACTCCCGGTCCGGCCACAGCACCCGGTGCGCGTGGCTCGGGTCGAACCACTCCCAGTTCCCCGCCGACCACGCCTGGAGGTCATGGATGGGCGGCGGGTACGTCCACCGCTCGTACTGCCGGGAGACGATGTCTGCGCGTGGGTTGTCAGTCACTTCTTTGTGGCTCCTTGTTGCGTTGACCCCCCGCGATCGAGTCAGACTCTAGCGGGGGTTATTCGGGCCGGCGCGACGGGTGCGACTCACATCGGAGCGGCGTACCCGGCGCGCCTGTTGATGATGTTTTGCGAACTCAGCGGGTGTGTCCGGAGTGCCCGGGTTGCCCGGGTTGACCCGGCTGACCGGGCTGCCCCGGCTGCCCGGGCGTCCCGCCCGCTCCGGGCGCGCCGCCGGCACCGCCGGCACCGCCGGCGCCGGGTTGGCCACCGGCACCACCAGCACCACCGGCACCACCAGCACCGCCGGCTCCACCGGCCCCGCCCCGGCCACCGTCGCCGCCCTTGCCACCCTTGCCACCTTGGCCGCCCTTGCCGCCTTGGCCGCCCTTGCCGCCGGCACCCGCGGCGCCGTCAGCTCCGTCGGCCCCGTCAGCGCCGTCGGCTCCCGGGGCATGAGCCGGTAAGGGCGCCATCATCCCGACACCGGGGACGGGTTCGATGCCCGCCCGCGCGACCGGACCAACCGCCGGGACCATTCCCGCGACCAGCAGGACTCCCGCCGCTGCGCCGAGGCCGGCGGCGTATCGCGGCGCAGTGTTGTGCGCCCAGCGCCCCCACCCGGTGTGGTGAATCATTCGGCCTGCCTTCCAGATTGAGCCTTCGGATCGTGAAGTCGCATCAGCCTACCGTCGCCGGGCGGGTAGCCCGGGGAAACGGACACAATTGCCAGTTCGATCGGGGCGCGCGTCAGCCGTCGCTGCCGGTGGCCTGCGGCCCGGTACCAGCCTCGGCGTCATATCCCGCTGTCCGCTGAACGCGTTCCACCAGCGGCAATGTCCGCAGCCGGCGTTCGAGGTGCCACTGCAGATGGGCGGCCACCAATCCGCTGGCGTGGCTGCGATGCGCCGCCGTGGAAAGCTCAGCGGCCTCCCAGTCCCCGTCGTGCAACGCCGACATCAGATCCAGCACACCCAGCGGCGGAGTGGTCGCACCGGCCGGGCGGCAGTGCCCGCAGACGCTGCCGCCGGCCGCGATGTGAAATGCCCGGTGCGGGCCGGGGGTGGCACAACGGGCGCAATCGGTCAGCGCCGGTGCCCACCCGGCCACCGACATCGCGCGCAGCAGGTAGGCGTCCAACACCAACTCGCGGGGGCGGCTGCCGTCGGCCACCGCCCGCAGCGCACCGACTGTGAGCCGGTGCAACGCCGTCGCCGGGGCACGTTCGGCGCCGGCCAGGCGTTCGGCGGTCTCCAGCATCACGCAGGCACAGGTGTAGCGGCCGTAGTCGCTGACGATGTCGGTGGCGAAGGCGTCCACCGACACCACCTGGGTGACGATGTCGAGGTTGCGGCCGGGATGCAGCTGTACGTCGATGTGGGCGAACGGCTCCAGCCGGGCCCCGAACTTACTGCGGGTACGACGCACTCCCTTGGCCACCGCGCGAACCAGCCCGTGGTCGCGGGTGAGCAAAGTGACGATCCGGTCGGCTTCGCCGAGCTTGTGCTGGCGCAGCACCACCGCCCGGTCCCGGTACAGCCGCATCGCACCAGTTTCGCATCACCGCAGGGCCGTTTCGAGGACGGTCACCGGCGTGGCACGCCGGATAGTCTCATCACCGATGACCCACCCGCCCGCGGCGCCCGGCACCCGCTTTCCCACCCTCACCGAGCAGCTCTACCAGCTGGCCAGCGGCGAGGTGACCTCCGTCGACCTGGTCCGCCGCTGCCTGCACGCCATCGACGCCAGCCAGTCCACGCTGAACGCCTTCCGGCTGGTGTTCACCGACGCGGCGCTGCGCGGTGCCGCCGAAGCCGACCGGCGCCGGGCCGCCGGGCACCGCGCCCCGCTGCTGGGTGTCCCGATCGCGGTCAAAGACGACACCGACATCGCGGGCGTACCGACCTCGTTCGGCACGTCCGGCTACGTCGAACCCGCCGCCAGCGACGCGGAGGTGGTGCGGCGACTCAAAGCCGCCGGCGCGGTGATCGTCGGCAAGACCAACACCTGCGAGTTGGGACAGTGGCCGTTCACCAGCGGTCCCGGGTTCGGCCATACCCGCAATCCCTGGTCTCGCCGGCACACTCCGGGCGGCTCGTCGGGGGGCAGCGCCGCCGCGGTCGCCGCGGGCCTGGTCGCCGCGGCGATCGGCTCCGACGGAGCCGGCAGCGTGCGCATCCCCGCGGCATGGACGCATCTGGTGGGCATCAAACCGCAGCGCGGCCGCATCTCCACCTGGCCGCTGCCGGAGGCGTTCAACGGCATCACCGTCAACGGGGTGCTGGCCCGCACCGTGCAGGACGCGGCGCTGCTGCTGGACGCGGCCTCCGGCAACGCCGAGGGCGATCTGCACAAGCCGCCGCCGGTCACGGTGTCCGACCACGTGGGAAACGCGCCGGGGCCGCTGCGGGTCGCGATGTCCACCCGTTTTCCCTACACCGGGTTCGGCGCTCGGCTGCACCCGGAGATCAGAGCCGCGGTGGAGCACGTCGCCGAGCAGCTGCGGTTACTGGGGCACACCGTGGTTGCGGGCAACCCCGACTACGGGGTGCGATTGTCGTGGAACTTCCTGTCCCGTTCCACCGCGGGTGTGCTGACCGCCGCGAGCAGCCTGGAGGGCGGCGTCACGCTCGACCCGCGGACGCTGGCCAACATGCGCACCGGCCGGCTGCTGTCCCAGGCGGTACTGCGTAAGGCGCGCGCCCACGAGGCGAAAGACCGGCGCCGGGTGGGGTCGATCTTCCACATCGTCGATGTGGTGTTGGCGCCCACCACCGCCCAGCCGCCGCCGCTGGTGCACGCATTCGACGATCTGACCGCCCTCGAGACCGACCGCGCCATGATCGCGGCGTGCCCGGTGACCTGGCCGTGGAACCTGCTGGGCTGGCCGTCGATCAACGTGCCGGCCGGGTTCACCTCCGAAGGACTGCCAATCGGGGTGCAATTGATGGGGCCGGCCAACAGCGACGGTCTGCTGGTTTCGCTGGCCGCGGAGCTGGAGGGCATCAGCGGTTGGGCGGCACGGCAACCCACACCGTGGTGGCGAACCGACGCCCCTACCGGTCGGTAACGCACCGAAAGGCCTGTCACCTTTGCCTTCTGCGACCTCTTCGACTCTCCGCTAAGCTGACACGGTCGTTTTGGACTTCGTAAATCACGTAACAGTCCAACAGGTGAAAGGCGTCTTCGAAATGGCCTCTCTGTCGTTGACCAGGATTGCTGTCGCAGCCGGCAGTCTGGCTTTGTCGCTGTCCGCCGGAGCCGGATTGGCTTCCGCGAGCCCGGACCTCGGCCCGATCATCAACACCACCTGCAGCTACTCGCAGGTGGTGGCCGCCCTCAATGCGGAGAACCCGGCAGCGGCCGCGGAGTTCAACGCGTCCGGCAACGCCAGTGGCATGTTGCAGATGTTCCTGAACTCGCCTCCTGCCAAACGGCAGCAGTACGCCACCATGATCCAGAGCATGCCGGAGGCGCAGCCGTACATCGGCACCATCACCTCGGTCGCCGGTTCCTGCAACAACTACTGAGCGGATCGTCGCCGTGGGCCTGCGTGACAAGGTCCTGATCAGCGCCGCCGAGCTCGCTGAGCTGCTGCGCGCGGGTGATCCGCTGACCGTCCTCGACGTCCGCTGGAGCCTGGAGGTTCCCGACGGGCGTCCTGCTTACCTGCGGGGTCACATCCCGGGTGCGGTGTATGTCTCGCTCGAGGACGAGCTGTCCGACCACGACGTCCCCGGCCGCGGTCGGCATCCGCTGCCGACCGGCCGCAACCTGGAAGCCGCCGCCCGCCGGTGGGGGGTGCGGCGCACCAAGCCGGTGGTGGTCTACGACGACTGGAACCGCGCCGCGTCGGGGCGCCTGTGGTGGCTGCTGACCACCTCCGGCCTGCGCGACGTGCGCATTCTCGACGGTGGTCTGGCGGCCTGGACGGTGGCCGGCGGCGAGCTGGAAACCGGCGACGTCCGTCCCGAACCGGGCAACGTCACCGTGTTGCCCGAAGACCTCTACGACGGCGTCCGGCCCACGCTGACCGCCGATGAGGCCGGCTCCGGCGCCGTGGCATTGCTCGACGCGCGCGCCCCCGAGCGGTTCCGCGCCGACAACGAACCGGTCGATGCGGCCGCCGGCCACATCCCCGGCGCCAAGAACCTGCCGTTCACCGCCCTGCTGGCGCCCGACGGGACCTTCCTGCCCGACGACGACTTGGACCGGCTGCTCTCCGAACGCGGTGTCGGCGCCGACGACCCGGTGGGGGCGTACTGCGGTTCGGGGATCAGCGCCACGGTGATCGTGGCGGCGCTGGCCGCCACCGGCCGGTCGGCCGCGCTGTTCCCGGGCTCGTGGTCGCAATGGAGTTCGGACCCGTCCCGCCCGGTTGCCCGCGGCGACGCCTGAGTACTCCCATCAGCCCAGGTGGAAGTCCGCCGGGTCCGGGCTGCCCAGCATGGCGTTCATCGTCGCCCGGTCGAACGGCCACAGGTCGACCGCGCCGCCCTCGGTCAGGTACCACGAGTTGCAGCCGGTGTTCCAGACCGTCGGGCCCATCGCCGTGGCGACGTCGTCGTTGAACCGGGTGGTCGCCTGTTCGGTGACCTCGACGGTGCTCAGCTCCCCCGCCCGGAACTTCTCCAGCCACTGCGCGATGTAACGCGCGGTCAGCTCCGAGGTGTACTGCAGCGAGATCGATCCGGTGGGTGAGTTCGGTCCCAGCACGGTGAACAGGTTGGGGAACCCCGGGATCGCCGTCATCCGGTAGGCGCGCGGCCCCTTGGCCCAGGCGTCGTCGATGTCGATCCGGTCCCGGCCGGTCAGCCGCATGGGGCGCATGTAGTTGTGCGCGTGGAATCCGGTCGCCAGCACGATGACGTCGGTGTCCCGGTGGGTGCCGTCGGCGGTGCGGATGCCGCGCGGGGTGACTTCGGCGATGCCGTCGGTGATCAGCTCGGCGTTGTCGGCGCGGATCGCCCGGTAGTAGCTCCCGGAGATCACTTGGCGCTTACACAGCGGCTGGTAGTCGGGTTCAAGTTTGGCCTGTAAGGCTTTGTCCCGCACCTGGATCCGCAGGCAGGCCCGGGCATAGGCCTGCACCGCCCGGCGCCGCCACGATGCACGAGTGGTGACGTCGGTCAGCAGGGCCGACCCGGCGAATGTCATCAACCGGTGAAGCGCCCGGTGCAACGTGGGGAACCGCGCCAGCACCGCGGCCGCACCCGGGAGCTGCCGCAGCGAGGTGGGCGCCCACAGAATCCACTGCGCCGACCGCACGTAGTGGTCGATCGACGCGGCGCGCGGTTGCAGTGCGGAAACCACCTGCACGCCGGTCGACCCGGTACCGATCACCGCGATCCGCTTCCGCTCGGTGTCGAGCTCGTCGTCCCAGCGGGCGGTGTGCACCACCGGACCGGCGAAGTCGGCCAGCCCGGGGATGTCGGGGGTGAACGGGTGGTGCAGAACCCCGGTCGCGCAGATCACGAAGTCGGCAACCAACCGCTGGCCGGCGGCGGTGGTCAGTGTCCAATGCCGGTGCTCATCCCATTCCGCGGCGATCACCTCGGTGTCGAGCCGGATCAGCGGCGCCAGCCCGAGCCGGTCGACGACGTCGCGGTGGTAACGCCGGATCGTCGCACCGGTCGCCCAGGTGTCTTGCCAGTCGGCTTTCGGCGCGAACCCGAACTGGTAGATCTGCGACGGCACATCGCAGCGCAGTCCCGGATAGTGATTCCAGTACCAAACGCCGCCGACGTCGGAGCCCTTCTCCAACACGGTGATATCGGTGAAACCGCGCTCACGCAGGACATGGGCGGTGGTGATACCGGCTACGCCGGCGCCGATCACGACCACTCGGGGTTCGCGGTCGGTCATGACGCCCGCTGACTCCCGTAGCGGCGGCATCGGCTAGCTGCGCAGCTCCGACACCGCGTCGACCAGCAGCTGCCGGGCCCGGTCGGCGTCGACCATCGCCAGCGGCTGCCCGCGCACCGGCTGCGGGTTCGCGGTGACCTGCACCAGGGCACTGCCGAGGTAGGCGGTGAAGGTGTAGGACTCGCGGGACTGCTGCTGTCCGTCCTTGCCGGTGATCTCGATCTCCGAGTGCGAACCCACCGTCTGGGCGTGGTCGATCTGGGGGGCGTCGGTCTCATCCAGGTAGCCGGTGAGCTTGCCGGCCTGGAACGAGACGTGCTTGCACTTCTCGGCGGCCGCGGCGTCGAACGGCAGGTCCTGGTCGGCCTGCATGGCGATCGCGACGAACTGGTTGCCGTTGCCGACGATCGAGACCATCGACATCTTGCCCCGGATGCCCTTGGGCGGGCGGCCGCTGCTGGCCGCGTAGTCGGCGCAGTCCGAGGGGTCGAAAGTCACCCCGGGCGGCATCTTCTGCGGCCCGAGGATCTTGGGGTCGATATCGTTGGGACCCTTGGTCTGGGTCTTGAACTCCGAGCCGAACGTCGATTCGACGTTGAACAGCTTGGTGGTATCGAGCGGCTTGTGGGATCCCCCGCAACCGGTCAGTGCTTGCGCGCACATGATCAGGGCAACAGAGGAGACAACCAACGACTTGGGTTCCGGCACCCCTGGAATGTACCCAATACCGGTTCGCGGCGCAGGTGGCCCACCCCTTTTAAAAGCCCAGCCGGCCCAGCTGCTTGGGGTCGCGCTGCCAGTTCTTGGCCACCTTCACCCGGAGGTCGAGAAAAACCTTGGTGCCCAAGAGTTTTTCGATCTGGGTGCGCGCGGCGGTGCCGACCTCGCGCAGCCGGGCGCCACCGCGGCCGATCACGATGCCCTTCTGGCTGTCGCGTTCGACGTAGAGCACGGCATACACGTCGATGAGATCGTCCCGGCCGTCGCGGCGCTCCACCTCCTCGATCACCACCGCCAGTGAATGCGGCAGTTCGTCACGCACCCCCTCCAGGGCGGCTTCCCGGATGAACTCGGCCATCAAGGTCTCTTCGGGTTCGTCGGTCAACTCACCGTCGGGGTAGAAGGCCGGGCCGACCGGCAGCGCCGCGGCCAGCACATCGATCAGCACGTCGACCTGCTCACCGGTGACCGCCGAGACCGGGATGATCTCGGCTTCCGGGGCCAACTCGCCGACGGCGACCAGTTGCGCGGCGACCTTATCGCGGCTGGTCTTGTCGATCTTGGTGACGATGACGACCAGGGTCGTCTTGGGTGCGACCGTCCGGATCTGCTCAACGATCCAGCGGTCCCCCGGTCCGATGGCCTCGTCGGCGGGAATGCACAAGCCGATGACGTCGACCTGGGCGTAGGTGTCGCGGACCAGGTCGTTGAGCCGCTTGCCCAGCAGGGTGCGCGGCCGGTGCAGGCCGGGGGTGTCGACCAGGATGATCTGGAAGTCCTCCCGGTGCACGATGCCGCGGATGGTGTGCCGGGTGGTCTGCGGCCGGTTGGAGGTGATCGCCACCTTCGAACCGACCAGAGCGTTGGTCAGGGTGGATTTGCCGGTATTGGGCCGGCCGACGAAACACACGAAGCCGGAATGGAACTCGGTCACGAGCCGCCTTTCGCCGAGTGTGCGCCTTGGTAAGCCGGCACCGGTGTGTCGCGTGCGAAAGCGCACACTCGGCGCCCTCTCACCGCCGGCTTGGCCGGTTCACTGCTCACTTGCGGCCTCCTCATCAGCGGGTGGCGCCGGGCTGACCAGAACGGTGCTGATCCGCACCCTCCCCCGGCTGTCGCGACTGCCCTCGGCCTGCAGTCGCAGTCCGTGTGAGGTTACCTCGGCGCCGGGCAGCGGTACCCGGCCCAGCTCCAGCGCCAGCAGGCCGCCGACGGTGTCTACGTCGAGGCCGGAGTCGAACTGCACCCCGTACAGTTCACCGACGTCCTCGATGGGCAGCCGCGCAGAAACTCGAAACCTGTTGTTGCCCAACTCCTCCACCGGCGCCACTTCACCCTGGTCGTACTCGTCGGCGATCTCGCCGACGATCTCCTCCAGCACGTCCTCGATGGTGACCAGCCCCGCTATCGCGCCATATTCGTCGACCAGCAGCGCCATGTGGTACCGGCCGCGCTGCATGTCGTGCAGCAGCGCGTTGAGCGCCTTGGAGTCGGGCATGAACACCGCGGGGCGCATCACTTGGGCCACCGTGGTGTCCCGCCCGCCGTTTGTCGAGTAATAAGTCTGTTGGACAAGGTCTTTCAGGTAAACCACGCCAAGGATGTCATCGACGTTCTCGCCGATCACCGGGATACGGGAATGGCCGCTGCGCACCGCCAGCGACGTCGCCTGGCCGGCGGACTTGTCGCTTTCGATCCACACCATCTCGGTACGGGGCACCATCACCTCGCGGGCCGGGGTGTCGGCGAGTTCGAAGACCGACTGGATCATCCGGCGTTCGTCGGCGGCGACCACCCCGCGCTGCTGCGCCAGATCGACCACCTCACGCAACTCGACCTCCGAGGCGAACGGCCCGTTGCGGAAGCCCCGCCCAGGCGTCAGTGCGTTACCCAGCACCACCAGCAGGCGGCTGATCGGGGTGAGCAACACCGAAACCACGTGCAGCGGAAGGGCTGACGCCAGTGCGATCGAATAGGCGTTCTGCCGGCCCAGGGTGCGCGGCCCCACCCCGATCACCACGAAGCTCACCACCACCATGGCCGCCGCAGCGCCGAACAGCCCCCAATCCAGGCCGAGCACCGCGTGCAGAAGGTACACCAGCAGCGCGGTGGCGGTGATCTCGCAGGCGATGCGCAGCAACACCACCAGGTTGATGTAGCGGGGCCGTTCGGCCATCAACTGGGCCAGCCACATCGCGCCGGGTCGCTTCGCCCGCACCAGCTCCGCGACCCGCGCCGGCGACACGGTGCTCACCGCGGCGTCGATCGCCGCAAACAGTCCGCCCAGACCGATCAGCGCGATCACGCCGACTAACAGCGGTGTCCCGGTCACGGTTCGTCGAAATACCTGGACTTGTCGAGCAGCCGGCGGTCCTTCTCGTCCTGGGTTTCGGCCCGGTAGCTCTCCACCTGGTCGGCGACCCATTCCTCGAGCAGCCGGCGTTGCAGGGCGAACATCTCTTTTTCCTCGTCCGGCTCGGCGTGGTCGTAGCCCAGCAGGTGCAGTACACCGTGCACGGTGAGCAGTGCCAGTTCCTGGCCGAGCGAATGCCCGGCCGCTGCGGCCTGTTCGGCGGCGAACTCCGGGCACAGGGCGATGTCACCGAGCATCGACGGGCCGGGCTCGGGAGCATCGGGACGGCCACCGGGCTCCAGTTCGTCCATCGGGAAGCTCATCACGTCGGTCGGCCCGGGCAGGTCCATCCAGCGCATGTGCAGATCGGCCATCGCGGCGGTGTCCAGCAGCACCATCGACAACTCGGCGCCGGGGTTGACGTCCATCCTGGCCAGCACGAACTTGGCGACGCTGACCAGCTCGACCTCGGAGACGTCCAGGCCTGACTCGTTGGAGACCTCGATGCTCACCGGCGAGACCTGCCGCCCGACGCGCGCCTGGCCGCCCGGTTCATCGTCAGGCCGGGCTCGTTGCGCTCGGCCTCGTGGCGGGAGTAGGCGTCGACGATGTCGGAAACCAGCCGGTGCCGAACGACATCGACGCTGCTCAGTTCGGCGACACAGATGTCCTCGATGTCGTCGAGGATGTCCACGGCCGCCCGCAGACCCGACCTCGCGCCGCCGGGTAGATCGATCTGGGTGACGTCGCCGGTGACCACCATCTTGGAGCCGAATCCCAACCGGGTCAGGAACATCTTCATCTGTTCGGCGGTGGTGTTCTGCGCCTCGTCGAGGATGATGAACGCGCTGTTGAGGCTCCGGCCCCGCATGTAGGCCAGCGGCGCCACCTCGATCACCCCAGAGTTCATCAGCTTGGGAATCAGCTCCGGATCCATCATGTCGTAGAGCGCGTCGTAAAGCGGGCGCAGATACGGGTCGATCTTCTCGCTCAGCGTTCCGGGCAGAAAACCAAGGCTCTCACCGGCTTCCACCGCCGGCCGGGTCAAGATGATGCGCGTCACCTGCTTGGTCTGCAGCGCGCTGACCGCTTTGGCCATCGCCAGGTAGGTCTTCCCGGTGCCGGCCGGGCCGATACCGAACACGATGGTGTTGGCGTCGATGGCGTCGACGTAGCGCTTCTGGTTGAGCGTCTTGGGCCGGATCGTCTTGCCGCGCCGGGACAAGATGTCCAGGGTCAGCACCTCGGCCGGTGACGCGCTGCCGGCGCCCACCAGCATTCCGACACTGTGCCGCACCGTTTCGGGGGTCAGGGACTGACCGCCCGCCACGATCGCCACCAGCTCGGAGATCACCCGCTCGGCCAGGGCGACGTCGGCCGGCGAACCGGAGATGGTGACCGCGTTACCGCGTACATGCAGATCGGCTGCCACCACACGTTCCAGTGCACGCAGGTTCTCATCGGCGGAGCCCAGCAGACCCACGACCAGGTCGGGTGGAATGTCGACGCTGCTACGAACCTGGGGGGCTGATTCGGCAGCGGGGGTATCGCGGGGCGTCACGGGGTTTCCGATACCTGCTTTCCTGGGGGTTCACACGGCGATAAGTCGGACGTCTCAGTCTACCGTCGGTTCCCAGCAGTGCGCCCCGCCTCGTAAGTGCCAAAAGCAGTACTGAAAACGGTACTATGATCTGGTGCCGTCGCTGAACATCACCTTCACCGAGGAGGAACTGGCCGCCGTCCGCGCCGCGGCCGGGGAACAGAACCTCTCGCTGCGGGTATTCGCGCACCGGGCGGTCGTCACCGCCGCCAGCGACCACCGGCGCCGCGTCGCCGAAGCGGCAGCGCTGGTCGCACAACGCTCCGCCGAGTTGAATCGCCGCCTGGCTTGACCGAATTTCTCGACC
This is a stretch of genomic DNA from Mycolicibacter terrae. It encodes these proteins:
- a CDS encoding antitoxin Phd — translated: MPSLNITFTEEELAAVRAAAGEQNLSLRVFAHRAVVTAASDHRRRVAEAAALVAQRSAELNRRLA
- a CDS encoding PhoH family protein translates to MTPRDTPAAESAPQVRSSVDIPPDLVVGLLGSADENLRALERVVAADLHVRGNAVTISGSPADVALAERVISELVAIVAGGQSLTPETVRHSVGMLVGAGSASPAEVLTLDILSRRGKTIRPKTLNQKRYVDAIDANTIVFGIGPAGTGKTYLAMAKAVSALQTKQVTRIILTRPAVEAGESLGFLPGTLSEKIDPYLRPLYDALYDMMDPELIPKLMNSGVIEVAPLAYMRGRSLNSAFIILDEAQNTTAEQMKMFLTRLGFGSKMVVTGDVTQIDLPGGARSGLRAAVDILDDIEDICVAELSSVDVVRHRLVSDIVDAYSRHEAERNEPGLTMNRAARRASGGRSRR